One Hordeum vulgare subsp. vulgare chromosome 4H, MorexV3_pseudomolecules_assembly, whole genome shotgun sequence DNA window includes the following coding sequences:
- the LOC123447124 gene encoding ethylene-responsive transcription factor 1-like, with protein sequence MCGGAILANLTPDRVRRRLTAAQLWPDAYFPAERAASGRRRRRRRDAATTDDDFEAEFQVFEEEEDDSDDDYEAPPAAASPAVALGSSRRCVAGAKSTNYIRVRHRTSGRRAAEDTRQRRRVWLGTYGGDAEEAAPAYDREARRVRGKSARLDDSPNEGCPRRRNLPGTIDLNQPPAVSGDHMVSADADACKAKIMQLVAEGPRDGRMAGLASELMDGARHGSETRVSVVMRCAALISRCSREMEEVAALRRGLENRARRLDELKDQLVRIASLLGSEF encoded by the coding sequence ATGTGTGGGGGAGCCATCCTCGCCAACCTCACCCCCGACCGGGTGCGCCGGCGGCTGACGGCAGCCCAGCTCTGGCCGGACGCGTACTTCCCGGCGGAGAGGGCGGCCtccggcaggaggaggaggaggaggagggacgcTGCCACGACCGACGACGATTTCGAGGCAGAGTTCCAGGtttttgaggaggaggaggacgacagcgacgacgactATGAGGCTCCTCCGGCGGCGGCTTCTCCAGCAGTTGCTTTGGGCTCCAGTCGGCGCTGCGTAGCCGGTGCCAAGAGCACCAACTACATACGCGTACGCCACCGGACGTCGGGCAGACGGGCGGCAGAAGACACCCGGCAGCGGCGGCGCGTGTGGCTCGGCACGTACGGTGGTGACGCCGAGGAGGCCGCTCCAGCGTACGACCGCGAAGCCCGCCGGGTGCGCGGGAAGAGCGCTAGGCTCGACGACTCCCCGAACGAAGGCTGTCCTCGCCGGAGAAACCTGCCGGGGACCATCGACCTCAACCAGCCGCCCGCCGTTTCCGGTGACCACATGGTCAGCGCCGATGCCGACGCGTGCAAGGCGAAGATCATGCAGCTGGTCGCGGAGGGCCCTCGCGACGGGCGGATGGCGGGCCTCGCGTCTGAGCTGATGGACGGGGCGCGCCATGGGAGCGAAACCAGAGTGTCCGTGGTGATGCGGTGTGCGGCGTTGATCTCCAGATGCAGCCGCGAGATGGAAGAGGTTGCTGCGCTCCGGAGGGGCCTCGAGAACCGCGCGAGGCGGCTGGATGAGCTGAAAGATCAACTCGTTAGGATAGCTTCCCTTCTGGGCTCTGAATTCTGA